Part of the Cellulomonas hominis genome, CTTCCAGCCGCGGGCGTACGCCTCCGCGCTGCCCTCCGCGAACATGTCGTCCGGTCCCACCCGCACCAGCACCCGCGCGCCCGGCCCGTCCTCGGCGGTGACGGCGTGCGCCATCCCCCGCACGACCGCGACCGGCCGGCCGGTGGCCTTGCCCTTGACGAGCTCCGCGGCGGCCGCGATCTCGTCCGCGAGCGCCGCGACGGACACCTGCAGCGCCCGCCCGTGCGTGTCGGTCGTGCCGCGCAGGTCGTCCAGCACCCGCACGCCCGCCGCGCCGATCGCGATGTCCGTCTGACCCTGCCGCCACGGCCGCCCCGCGGTGTCCGTGACGAGGACGCCGAGGAGCACCCCGAACCGCGCCGCCAGCGCCGCCCGCAGCGCCCGCGCCGTCGCGTCGGGGTCGAGCGGGAGCAGCAGGACGGTGCCGTCCTCGGTGTTCGACGCGTCGACGCCGGCGGCGGCCATGACCAGCCCGAGCCGGTTCTCGACGATCCGGGTGACCCCGGCGGCGTGCTCGCGCGTGGCGACGACGCGCACGGTCTCCGCGGTGATCGCGGCCTCGCGGTCGGCCGCCCGCACGACGCGCCCCTCCGCCTTGGAGACGATCTTGCTCGTCACCACGACCACGTCGCCGTCCGCGAGCGCCGTGGCCGGCCGGGCCGCGGCGTCCGCGGCCAGCGCGTCGCCGAGCACAGCGGCCAGGTCGTCCCCCGGGCGCACCTCGCCGATGCCCGGGACACCCCAGGCGGTCAGCAGGTCCGCGGCGGTCGAGTCCGTCACTCAGCGCACCAGCTTCGGCAGGACGTCACGGCCGAACACGTCGATCCACTCGCGCTGGTTGCGGCCCACGTTGTGCAGGTAGACGCGGTCGAACCCGAGGTCGACGTACTTCTGGATCTCGGCGCGGTGCACGTCCGGGTCGGACGAGATGACCATGCGGCCCTCGAAGTCCTCGGGGCGCACGAGCTTGGCCATCTGCGCGAAGTCGAACGGCGAGCGGATGTCGCCCTTGGGGAACTTCATGCCGCCGTTGGGCCACTCGACCATCGCGTTCTCGAGCGCCTGCTCGTCGGTCTCCGCCCAGGACAGGTGCAGCTGCAGCACCTTCGGCAGGTCCTGCGGGTCGCGGCCCGACTCGCGGACGCCCTCGTCGAACTTGCCGAACAGCCCGCTGATCTTCTCCAGCGGCGCCCCCACGGTGATCAGCCCGTCCGCGTGCCGGCCGGCGCGCTTGGCCGTCACGGGCCCGGCGGTGGCGACGAGGATCTCCGGGGCGACCTCCGGCATCGTCCACAGGCGGGTCGACTCGAGCTTGTAGAACTGCCCCGCGTGCTTGACGTCCTTGCCGGCGATCGACGCCGCGAACAGCTTCTTGATGATCTCGATGGCCTCGAACATCCGGTTGATGCGCTCGGGGGCCTCGGGCCAGTACTGGGCGGTGATGTGCTCGTTCAGCGCCTCGCCCGAGCCGAGCCCCAGCCAGTGCCGGCCCGGGTACATCGCCGCCAGCGTCGCGGACGCCTGCGCCACCATCGCCGGGTGCCACCGGAACGTCGGCGCGGTCACGCCCGGGCCCATGTCGCCGGTGGTGCGCTCGCCGAGCGCGGCCAGGACGTTCCACACGAACGCCGACTGCCCCTGCTGCGGCACCCACGGCTGGAAGTGGTCGGCCGCCATCGTGCCCAGGAACCCCTGCTGCTCCGCGTACGCCGACAGCTCCACGGCCTCCGTCGGGTGGAACTGCTCCAGCATCGCCGCGTACCCGACCTGCAGGCCCTCGGCCACCACACCCTGTGCCACGAACGCTCTCCCTCACGTGCCCCGGCGCCGCGTGGTCGCGGGCCTCCGTCGAGCGTAACCAGCGCGTGTGTCCGGCGGATTCCCGACGGGCGTCGCCGGGATGACGTGGCCCTTGACCTGCTCCCCCGCCGGTTGCGACGCTCGGGGACCGACCGGCGAGGAGGCCGCATGCCGCACGCGATCGTCCTGGACTGCGACCCCGGGCACGACGACGCCGTCGCCCTGC contains:
- a CDS encoding coenzyme F420-0:L-glutamate ligase, translating into MTDSTAADLLTAWGVPGIGEVRPGDDLAAVLGDALAADAAARPATALADGDVVVVTSKIVSKAEGRVVRAADREAAITAETVRVVATREHAAGVTRIVENRLGLVMAAAGVDASNTEDGTVLLLPLDPDATARALRAALAARFGVLLGVLVTDTAGRPWRQGQTDIAIGAAGVRVLDDLRGTTDTHGRALQVSVAALADEIAAAAELVKGKATGRPVAVVRGMAHAVTAEDGPGARVLVRVGPDDMFAEGSAEAYARGWKDATGAHPGG
- a CDS encoding TIGR03557 family F420-dependent LLM class oxidoreductase, with translation MAQGVVAEGLQVGYAAMLEQFHPTEAVELSAYAEQQGFLGTMAADHFQPWVPQQGQSAFVWNVLAALGERTTGDMGPGVTAPTFRWHPAMVAQASATLAAMYPGRHWLGLGSGEALNEHITAQYWPEAPERINRMFEAIEIIKKLFAASIAGKDVKHAGQFYKLESTRLWTMPEVAPEILVATAGPVTAKRAGRHADGLITVGAPLEKISGLFGKFDEGVRESGRDPQDLPKVLQLHLSWAETDEQALENAMVEWPNGGMKFPKGDIRSPFDFAQMAKLVRPEDFEGRMVISSDPDVHRAEIQKYVDLGFDRVYLHNVGRNQREWIDVFGRDVLPKLVR